Proteins from one Mycobacterium sp. SMC-2 genomic window:
- a CDS encoding SRPBCC family protein — MCLDQPMEGSATVHMAAPADKIWDLIANVGNIGRFSPEVFEAEWLGDATGPALGAKFRGHVRRNEIGPVYWTTCEVTACEPGREFGFAVMLGDRPVNNWHYRLAPSGGGTDVTESFRLNPAPWLGIYWLFGGFLRKRRNVRDMTKTLNRIKDVVEAS; from the coding sequence CTGTGTTTGGATCAGCCCATGGAAGGTTCGGCGACAGTTCATATGGCGGCGCCCGCGGACAAGATCTGGGATCTCATCGCAAACGTCGGAAACATCGGACGGTTCTCCCCCGAAGTGTTCGAGGCCGAGTGGTTGGGTGACGCGACTGGCCCGGCTCTCGGCGCCAAATTCCGCGGCCATGTCCGGCGTAACGAAATCGGGCCCGTGTATTGGACGACGTGCGAGGTCACCGCGTGCGAACCGGGCCGGGAATTCGGATTCGCGGTGATGCTCGGTGATCGGCCGGTCAACAACTGGCACTACCGATTGGCGCCCAGCGGCGGTGGCACCGACGTGACGGAGTCCTTCCGGCTCAACCCCGCACCGTGGCTCGGCATCTACTGGCTCTTCGGTGGCTTTCTGCGCAAGCGACGCAACGTCCGCGACATGACCAAGACCCTGAACCGCATCAAAGATGTGGTCGAGGCGAGCTGA
- the rpfC gene encoding resuscitation-promoting factor RpfC, translated as MEILCKPLVKSLAVGGFVAVSIASSTGVATSAPTPNWDAIAQCESGGNWHANTGNGVYGGLQFKPATWERYGGVGNPAAATREQQIAVANRLFADQGVEPWPKCGAASGLPIGWYSHPAQGIKEIINGLIQAAVPH; from the coding sequence ATGGAAATTCTCTGCAAGCCTCTCGTCAAGTCCCTGGCTGTCGGCGGGTTCGTTGCAGTGTCGATAGCTTCGTCCACCGGTGTCGCCACCTCCGCTCCCACTCCTAACTGGGACGCGATCGCGCAGTGCGAGTCCGGCGGCAACTGGCACGCCAACACCGGGAACGGCGTATACGGTGGCCTCCAATTCAAGCCGGCAACCTGGGAACGATACGGCGGTGTCGGCAATCCGGCGGCCGCGACCAGGGAGCAGCAAATCGCCGTAGCCAACCGGCTTTTCGCCGACCAGGGCGTGGAGCCGTGGCCGAAGTGCGGGGCCGCCTCCGGGCTGCCGATCGGTTGGTACTCGCACCCCGCGCAGGGCATCAAGGAAATCATCAACGGGCTGATTCAGGCGGCGGTACCGCACTGA
- a CDS encoding chorismate mutase, with protein sequence MVMTSRRATLIAHCGAVIGGLAVLVAAPARADDPSALTELVDAAARRLQIAEPVAAFKWHTHGPIEDQDRVQEELAKMADQASGQRVDADYVTRVFGDQISATEGIEYSRFADWKLDPAAAPTESADLSASRSAIDDLNHTMLSQVVANWELLHSPACPAQLDLARRGVVDARRLNGLYQRALALATQSYCQR encoded by the coding sequence ATGGTCATGACCAGCCGCCGCGCCACGCTGATCGCACACTGCGGCGCCGTGATCGGCGGGCTGGCGGTACTGGTTGCGGCACCGGCGCGAGCCGACGACCCGAGCGCACTCACCGAGCTGGTCGACGCCGCCGCGCGGCGGTTGCAAATCGCCGAGCCGGTGGCCGCCTTCAAGTGGCACACGCACGGGCCTATCGAAGATCAGGACCGGGTCCAGGAGGAACTCGCGAAAATGGCCGACCAGGCTTCCGGCCAGCGCGTCGACGCGGATTACGTCACCCGGGTGTTCGGCGACCAGATCAGCGCGACCGAGGGCATCGAATACAGCCGCTTCGCCGATTGGAAGCTGGATCCCGCGGCCGCCCCGACCGAGTCGGCGGACCTGTCGGCATCCCGTTCTGCGATCGACGACCTCAACCACACGATGCTGAGCCAGGTCGTCGCCAACTGGGAATTGCTGCATTCGCCGGCGTGCCCCGCGCAGCTCGACCTCGCCCGGCGCGGCGTCGTCGACGCACGTCGGCTCAATGGCCTCTACCAGCGGGCGCTGGCGTTAGCAACGCAGTCATATTGCCAGCGATAA